The following proteins come from a genomic window of Lolium rigidum isolate FL_2022 chromosome 5, APGP_CSIRO_Lrig_0.1, whole genome shotgun sequence:
- the LOC124655954 gene encoding protein IMPAIRED IN BABA-INDUCED STERILITY 1-like, which yields MGCAVSKGAAQGSPGYDVSSASGYEAVSRSASASASIWSRPVRLEALDLGGDGEEQEGVPGNIIVAGAGTARLGNLHRYIECEQAAAGWPAWLSAVAAEAVQGWVPLKSENFEKLEKIGQGTYSSVFRARSLETGRVVALKKVRFDSLEPESVRFMAREIVVLRRLQGHPNVVGLHGLITSRSSPSIYLVFEYMEHDLAGLASSSAADSSFSQPQIKCYMRQLLAGLEHCHARGVMHRDIKCANLLVSADGQLKIADFGLANLFSSSPQQPPLTSRVVTLWYRPPELLLGATAYDPTVDLWSAGCVFAELHARRPVLQGRTEVEQIHKIFKLCGSPPDAYWRRLGNVSSSSSVFRPQVPYESRLGETFGSAMPDAALRLLSTLLSVEPAARGTASSALASNYFAHASEPPSAMIPPRCAAPNREMDAKLRDEESRRRRNETAKRLSRAHRSMQDTSSSQRHHGHVHAEESLPLEVEPVVAASKRHDDDARPTPAPCARQEEDAPARLADHVALSAGPVQLAASTGFAWAKKPRVPDAAATKRSSSRRTNNTDGGDAASTGATTTTTAPYEVEKQEMIKQWAQVAEAFGSSQPYNSSRSIREPLDGKQLKTSKKNKGKKMKRVDYSGPLLSRVDDLLHLQSHEQQIRRAGRRSWFHKGSKREQQQH from the exons ATGGGGTGCGCCGTGTCGAAGGGGGCGGCGCAGGGATCGCCGGGGTACGACGTGTCGTCGGCATCGGGGTACGAAGCGGTGTCCCGTagcgcgtcggcgtcggcgtcgataTGGAGCAGGCCTGTGCGGCTGGAGGCGCTTGATCTTGGCGGCGATGGGGAGGAGCAGGAAGGCGTGCCCGGcaacatcatcgtcgccggcgccggcacgGCGCGGCTGGGCAACCTGCACCGCTACATCGAGTGCGAGCAAGCGGCGGCCGGGTGGCCGGCGTGGCTGAgcgccgtggccgccgaggcAGTGCAGGGGTGGGTCCCTCTCAAGTCCGAGAACTTCGAGAAGCTGGAGAAGATCGGGCAGGGCACGTACAGCAGCGTGTTCCGCGCCCGGAGCCTGGAGACGGGCCGCGTGGTGGCGCTGAAGAAGGTGCGGTTCGACAGCTTGGAGCCGGAGAGCGTTCGGTTCATGGCGCGGGAGATCGTCGTGCTCCGCCGGCTGCAGGGCCACCCCAACGTGGTCGGCCTCCATGGCCTCATCACCTCCCGCTCCTCTCCTAGCATCTACCTCGTCTTCGAGTACATGGAGCACGACCTCGCCGGGCTCgcctcgtcctccgccgccgacAGCTCCTTCTCCCAGCCCCAGATCAAGTGCTACATGCGGCAGCTGCTGGCGGGGCTGGAGCACTGCCACGCGCGCGGGGTCATGCACCGGGACATCAAGTGCGCCAACCTGCTCGTCAGCGCCGACGGGCAGCTCAAGATCGCCGACTTCGGCCTCGCCAAcctcttctcctcctcgccgCAGCAGCCGCCGCTCACCAGCCGCGTCGTCACGCTCTGGTACCGGCCACCGGAGCTCCTCCTGGGCGCCACCGCCTACGACCCCACCGTGGACCTCTGGAGCGCCGGCTGCGTCTTCGCGGAGCTCCACGCCCGCCGCCCCGTGCTCCAGGGCCGCACCGAGGTCGAGCAGATCCACAAGATCTTCAAGCTCTGCGGCTCGCCGCCCGACGCCTACTGGCGCCGCCTCGGGAAcgtgtcgtcctcgtcgtccgtgTTCCGGCCGCAGGTACCCTACGAGAGCCGCCTCGGGGAGACCTTCGGGTCCGCAATGCCCGACGCCGCGCTGCGCCTCCTCAGCACCCTCCTCTCGGTCGAGCCCGCCGCCCGCGGCACTGCCTCCTCCGCCCTTGCCTCGAACTACTTCGCCCACGCGAGCGAACCACCGTCCGCGATGATCCCTCCCAGGTGCGCGGCGCCGAACAGGGAGATGGACGCTAAGCTCCGGGATGAagaatcgaggaggaggaggaacgagACGGCGAAGCGGCTGTCGAGGGCGCACAGGAGCATGCAGGACACCAGCAGCAGCCAGCGGCATCACGGCCACGTCCACGCCGAGGAGTCGCTCCCCCTGGAAGTCGAGCCGGTGGTGGCCGCCAGCAAGCGCCATGACGACGACGCCCGGCCAACGCCGGCGCCGTGCGCCAGGCAGGAGGAGGACGCGCCGGCTCGGCTCGCCGACCACGTCGCTCTCAGCGCCGGCCCCGTGCAGCTCGCCGCGTCCACCGGATTCGCGTGGGCCAAGAAGCCCAGAGTACCCGACGCGGCGGCGACCAAGAGGAGCTCCTCCAGGAGGACCAACAACACCGACGGTGGCGACGCCGCAAGCACAGGAGCAACAACCACCACCACAGCTCCATACGAGGTGGAGAAGCAGGAGATGATCAAGCAGTGGGCGCAGGTTGCAGAGGCCTTCGGTTCATCTCAGCCCTACAACAGCAGCAGGTCCATCAGGGAACCACTGGACGGCAAGCAGCTCAAGACCAGCAAG AAGAACaaggggaagaagatgaagagggtgGACTACTCGGGCCCGTTGCTGTCGCGCGTCGACGATCTCCTCCACCTGCAGAGCCACGAGCAGCAGATCCGGCGAGCTGGCCGCCGGTCGTGGTTCCACAAAG GAAGCAAgagggagcagcagcagcactaa
- the LOC124653313 gene encoding uncharacterized protein LOC124653313 — MGACVSTTRRRRPQRLRYIHRRYRGKVSRNTPAVRPSDAGSCPASGEVVSNVTFHLTQLQWHHSELDSENGNVVCEEEAWFDSVSILESDSDEDFSSVNGDLPAISSAGMTQLLQCEDASCIADCIQKFEKIFDGSSVAQAVGQYLTRDANNMDKSSQPGVQEAERLKIASSEASDVFSAKMEEAKARNEGGVKMLTKLRRGEEGNALKSFKDGEKCHESIFKSLTPVCTPRHANKVQPLGVASPRGQKKKSGVVRLSFTRKSFDGEQTTEICSSRRYLIRPRAGLLIPQASEKVLEGCWSILEPSNFKLRGETFFRDKKKSAAPSSCPYSPIGVDMFMSQRKIHHIAQHIELPSIQPSEKIPSLLIVNIQMPTYPTAIFLGDSDGEGINLVLYFKLNENFEKEISPQFYESIKRLVSDEIEKVKGFPLDSTVPYRERLKILTGLVNPDDMNLSSAERKLVQAYNEKPVLSRPQHNFYVGSNYLEIDLDVHRFSFISRKGLEAFRERLKHGVIDLGLTIQAQKQEELPENVLCSVRLNRLDFVDHGQIPTLLCDED, encoded by the exons ATGGGTGCCTGCGTGTCTACAACCAGAAGGCGGAGGCCGCAGAGATTGCGCTACATACATCGCCGCTACCGTGGAAAGGTTTCGAGGAACACGCCTGCCGTACGCCCCAGCGATGCAGGGAGCTGTCCTGCTTCGGGAGAAGTTGTCTCGAATGTAACATTCCATCTCACACAGTTGCAGTGGCATCACAGTGAGCTAGACTCAGAGAATGGAAACG TTGTGTGTGAAGAAGAAGCATGGTTTGATTCTGTCAGTATTTTGGAGTCTGATTCTGATGAAGACTTCAGCAGTGTCAACGGAG ACTTGCCTGCCATATCGAGTGCAGGAATGACACAATTGTTGCAGTGTGAAGATGCTTCCTGCATTGCTGATTGCATACAGAAGTTTGAGAAGATTTTCGACGGTTCATCTGTTGCTCAAGCTGTTGGACAGTACCTAACAAGagatgcaaacaacatggataaatCAAGCCAACCCGGTGTTCAGGAAGCAGAGAGGCTTAAAATCGCAAGCTCGGAAGCATCCGATGTCTTCAGCGCAAAGATGGAGGAAGCAAAGGCAAGAAATGAGGGCGGCGTAAAAATGCTGACGAAACTTAGAAGAGGCGAGGAGGGCAATGCCTTGAAGTCTTTCAAAGATGGAGAAAAATGTCATGAAAGTATCTTCAAAAGTTTGACACCGGTGTGCACGCCTCGGCATGCTAATAAGGTCCAGCCGTTGGGAGTAGCGAGCCCGCGGGGCCAAAAGAAGAAGTCAGGAGTTGTCAGGCTCTCTTTCACCAGAAAATCTTTTGATGGAGAGCAAACTACTgaaatat GCTCTTCTAGGAGGTACTTGATCCGTCCAAGAGCCGGACTATTGATTCCTCAAGCCAGCGAGAAAGTATTGGAAGGTTGTTGGTCCATTCTTGAGCCTTCAAACTTCAAGCTACGCGGAGAAACCTTTTTCAG AGACAAAAAGAAGTCAGCTGCCCCATCAAGTTGTCCATACAGTCCGATTGGTGTGGACATGTTCATGTCGCAAAGGAAAATACATCACATTGCCCAGCATATTGAGCTTCCATCTATACAGCCAAGCGAGAAAATTCCTTCCTTACTTATTGTAAATATTCAG ATGCCTACATATCCAACTGCTATCTTCCTTGGTGACAGCGACGGTGAAGGGATTAATCTAGTATTGTATTTCAAACTGAATGAAAACTTCGAGAAAGAGATTTCTCCTCAGTTTTATGAGAGTATCAAG AGACTTGTAAGTGATGAGATAGAGAAGGTCAAGGGGTTTCCATTAGATTCAACTGTACCTTACAGAGAAAGATTGAAAATATTGACAGGGTTGGTTAACCCGGACGATATGAATCTGAGTTCTGCAGAGAGAAAACTTGTGCAGGCTTATAATGAAAAGCCAGTTCTGTCACGGCCTCAACACAACTTTTATGTG GGATCAAATTACTTGGAGATCGACCTTGATGTGCACCGGTTTAGCTTCATATCAAGGAAAGGGCTTGAAGCGTTTCGAGAACGGCTGAAACACGGTGTAATTGATCTAGGTCTCACCATACAG GCTCAGAAGCAAGAAGAACTCCCTGAAAATGTCCTGTGCAGTGTAAGGCTAAACCGGCTTGATTTCGTCGATCATGGGCAGATACCAACACTCCTTTGCGACGAAGATTGA